The following coding sequences lie in one Spinacia oleracea cultivar Varoflay chromosome 1, BTI_SOV_V1, whole genome shotgun sequence genomic window:
- the LOC110777191 gene encoding uncharacterized protein isoform X1 gives MQDILPVALRASNATKVIDLLDELSDFFKKICSTAIERSELDTIQSRLVLTLCKMEQEFLPTFFTIMVHLLIHLVDEVKLGGPVHYRWMYPIERYLAFLKSHVSNKAQPEGSIAEGYLLWETISFCSRYLESVETIFNIPKRNEDGVPNINNYLYYSGGRVVGMKENVRLDENSLKQAHRYVLLHSDEMKPVLDAFIQQNDKRIKSEEVKKISG, from the exons ATGCAAGATATCCTTCCTGTTGCTTTAAGAGCATCAAATGCCACAAAAGTAATTGATTTGCTTGATGAATTGTCGGACTTTTTCAAGAAGATATGTTCAACTGCTATTGAAAGAAGTGAATTAGATACCATTCAGTCGAGGCTTGTGTTGACTCTTTGTAAGATGGAGCAAGAGTTTCTGCCAACATTTTTCACAATCATGGTGCATCTACTAATTCATTTAGTGGATGAGGTCAAACTCGGTGGACCTGTTCATTATAGGTGGATGTATCCCATTGAGAG GTACTTGGCCTTTTTGAAATCTCATGTAAGTAATAAAGCGCAACCAGAAGGATCCATAGCAGAAGGGTACCTTTTATGGGAGACAATTTCATTTTGTTCGAGATATCTAGAAAGTGTTGAGACCATATTCAACATACCGAAGAGAAATGAAGATGGTGTTCCAAACATCAATAACTATTTATACTACTCTGGTGGTCGTGTAGTTGGGATGAAAGAAAATGTCCGTCTTGATGAGAATAGTTTAAAGCAAGCACATCGCTATGTTTTGCTTCATTCAGATGAGATGAAACCGGTGCTTGA TGCCTTCATACAACAAAACGACAAGAGAATCAAGTCGGAGGAGGTCAAGAAAATTAGTGGATAA